Proteins found in one Agaribacterium sp. ZY112 genomic segment:
- a CDS encoding LysM peptidoglycan-binding domain-containing protein: MAVLCFISMRCCFLLPSVLGACLILSGCGLPLIKEDVELSHSLADEANPLDDLCFQTEAELDTQAAWQPYNLWQRVIDSYALEFEDNKRIQQQLKWYKKHPDYIYRVSVRGTPYLYYIVDQLDQRSMPAELAFLPIVESAFDPFAYSPGRASGMWQIIPGTGKMLGLKQSWWYDGRRDVVASTDAALVYLDKLQRQFDGDWLLALAAYNSGGGTVRKAIRKNKKKGKPTDYWSLDLPRETKDYVPRLLALATLMREAHEHDIELPHVANEAHFAVVDVQGQIDLAQAAELAELEMQEFYRLNPAFNRWATDPEGPHTLVLPIDKHHQFGDRLKELPAESRIKWQRHTIKSGETLSHIANKYGVSVATLQSVNRIKGHNIRAGKALLVPMASKGASFYSHSADQRLVKKQASGGKNGRNKVQHRVVKGDSFWSLSRRYGVSSSAIAKWNNMAPRDTLRLGQSLVIWTQASDSSLASTQAETGQGEQFIRKLNYRVRSGDSLSRIASKFSVSINDIVRWNSLNSKSYLQPGQRLVLYVDVKSGRG; this comes from the coding sequence GTGGCTGTATTGTGTTTTATCTCTATGCGTTGTTGTTTTTTATTACCATCTGTTTTGGGTGCCTGCTTAATACTAAGTGGTTGTGGTTTGCCTTTGATAAAAGAGGATGTTGAGCTCAGTCATTCCTTAGCTGATGAGGCTAACCCTCTTGATGATCTCTGCTTTCAAACTGAAGCCGAACTCGATACGCAAGCAGCTTGGCAGCCTTATAATCTGTGGCAGCGTGTGATTGATAGCTATGCCCTTGAGTTTGAAGACAACAAGCGCATTCAGCAGCAGTTAAAGTGGTATAAAAAACACCCTGATTATATCTACCGGGTCAGTGTGCGAGGTACACCCTACCTTTATTATATTGTTGACCAGCTTGATCAGCGTTCTATGCCTGCAGAGCTCGCCTTCCTACCTATTGTTGAGAGTGCTTTTGACCCATTTGCTTATAGCCCAGGGCGCGCATCTGGTATGTGGCAGATTATCCCAGGAACGGGGAAAATGCTCGGCTTAAAACAGAGCTGGTGGTATGACGGTCGCCGAGATGTTGTTGCCTCAACGGATGCTGCTCTTGTTTATCTAGATAAGCTTCAGCGTCAATTTGATGGTGACTGGCTATTAGCCCTAGCTGCCTACAATAGTGGCGGCGGTACTGTTCGCAAAGCCATACGTAAGAATAAGAAGAAGGGAAAGCCAACCGATTATTGGAGCTTAGATCTTCCTCGAGAAACCAAAGATTATGTGCCTCGTTTATTGGCCCTTGCCACCTTGATGCGTGAGGCGCACGAGCATGACATTGAATTACCTCACGTTGCTAACGAAGCACACTTTGCTGTTGTTGATGTTCAGGGACAGATTGATTTAGCTCAGGCCGCAGAGCTAGCCGAGCTTGAGATGCAAGAGTTTTATCGTTTAAACCCAGCTTTTAATCGCTGGGCTACAGATCCTGAGGGGCCGCATACACTGGTACTGCCCATCGACAAGCACCATCAGTTTGGGGATAGATTAAAAGAACTGCCAGCTGAATCCCGCATTAAATGGCAAAGACATACGATTAAAAGTGGCGAAACACTCTCTCACATTGCTAATAAATACGGTGTATCGGTTGCTACCTTGCAAAGCGTAAATCGTATCAAAGGTCATAATATCCGTGCTGGTAAGGCCTTGTTGGTCCCTATGGCAAGTAAAGGGGCTTCGTTTTATAGTCACAGTGCCGATCAGCGTTTAGTTAAAAAACAGGCCTCCGGCGGTAAAAACGGACGCAACAAGGTGCAGCACCGCGTAGTAAAAGGCGATTCTTTTTGGTCTTTATCTCGCCGTTATGGCGTGAGCAGTTCGGCAATTGCTAAATGGAATAATATGGCGCCACGCGATACTTTGCGTTTAGGGCAAAGTTTGGTTATTTGGACTCAAGCTTCTGATAGCTCTTTAGCTTCCACTCAAGCCGAGACCGGCCAGGGTGAACAGTTTATTCGTAAACTGAATTATCGAGTTCGATCGGGCGATTCACTGTCTCGAATTGCCTCAAAGTTTAGTGTGTCAATTAATGATATTGTGCGCTGGAACTCCCTAAACAGTAAAAGCTATTTGCAGCCAGGCCAGCGCTTGGTGTTGTATGTGGATGTAAAGTCAGGCCGAGGTTAG
- the gloB gene encoding hydroxyacylglutathione hydrolase has translation MTNPTINITPLPILASNYLWLIRQDLHVWAVDPGDSVELCKYIKSEGLKLKGVLITHSHNDHVGGLEYLLQAYQVPVYAPRHPKIEALAASFFRAVDEGDKLQLFEGVEACVWHVPGHLDEHVAFIVNEADSDIDKKAAGPHLFCGDTLFSAGCGRMFAGPAELYLSSLLRLAALPDATKVYCAHEYTLANLEWALSLLPADAALLDKKRRVQDLLDKGLASLPSTIRDEKQANLFLRTDEKALRQILSKWHKLQLNSADEYFSVLRQHKDHWA, from the coding sequence GTGACTAACCCTACTATAAATATTACCCCTTTGCCGATCTTAGCGTCTAATTACCTTTGGCTTATTCGGCAAGATTTGCATGTATGGGCGGTCGACCCTGGTGATTCGGTCGAACTGTGTAAATATATTAAAAGCGAGGGGCTTAAGCTTAAAGGCGTTTTGATTACCCATAGCCACAATGACCATGTAGGTGGGCTTGAGTATCTGCTTCAAGCTTATCAAGTGCCTGTGTATGCACCAAGGCACCCCAAAATTGAAGCCCTTGCCGCGTCGTTTTTTAGAGCTGTGGATGAAGGCGACAAACTGCAGCTATTTGAAGGTGTAGAAGCTTGCGTTTGGCACGTGCCAGGGCATTTAGATGAGCATGTCGCCTTTATTGTTAATGAAGCGGATAGTGATATTGATAAAAAAGCCGCTGGCCCGCACCTATTTTGTGGCGATACTTTATTCTCAGCTGGCTGTGGACGCATGTTTGCAGGCCCTGCCGAGCTCTATTTATCTAGCTTGTTGCGTCTGGCGGCTCTACCAGATGCCACCAAGGTTTATTGTGCGCATGAGTACACTTTAGCGAATCTTGAGTGGGCATTAAGTTTATTACCCGCAGACGCTGCCTTATTAGATAAAAAGCGGCGAGTACAGGACCTACTTGATAAGGGGCTAGCCAGTTTGCCTTCGACAATAAGGGATGAAAAACAAGCCAATCTTTTTCTGCGTACAGACGAAAAAGCGCTTCGACAGATTCTTTCAAAGTGGCATAAGCTACAGTTAAACTCGGCAGACGAGTATTTTTCGGTCTTAAGGCAACACAAAGATCATTGGGCTTAG
- a CDS encoding methyltransferase domain-containing protein, whose product MLSRLKDKYTAWQKRFSRAEHNQPHLEHRIIELRQWFTQAAAQHLIRGECRNLRRLLDKHRGQKVLQLSLVPERCPTAKSHYRQVIRLKPHGTELEPNNAVVLVEAEFEQLPFDEQSIDLVIIHHLLEYSSEPQQLLKEAARVCKHGGDIAIVAFNPISLSGMWAKLSGAFRPHTGWYRRSLMTYRIKDWLNFLDFKIESTKHICHTLPINHGSYLRLSTRFCHYLDRINFPFSSVVCLTAKKEQSGLNLLKPDWRSLVLSRTLYGARVASRGSIKTSSKKTEIQHTKR is encoded by the coding sequence ATGCTTAGTAGATTAAAAGACAAGTATACCGCATGGCAAAAGCGCTTTAGCCGCGCCGAACACAACCAACCCCATTTAGAACATCGCATCATAGAGCTTCGCCAATGGTTTACGCAGGCTGCAGCACAACACTTAATTCGCGGTGAATGCAGGAACCTCAGGCGCCTACTCGATAAACACAGAGGCCAGAAAGTACTTCAACTGAGCCTTGTGCCTGAGCGCTGCCCAACGGCCAAGTCGCATTATCGTCAAGTTATTCGCTTAAAGCCGCACGGTACTGAGCTAGAACCGAATAATGCTGTGGTCTTAGTCGAAGCCGAGTTCGAACAACTACCTTTTGATGAGCAAAGCATTGACCTTGTCATTATTCATCATTTGCTCGAGTACAGTAGTGAACCTCAACAGTTGCTTAAAGAGGCAGCCCGAGTCTGTAAGCATGGTGGCGATATCGCCATTGTCGCTTTCAATCCTATAAGTTTAAGTGGCATGTGGGCAAAGTTAAGCGGTGCATTTCGCCCCCACACTGGATGGTACCGTCGATCACTTATGACTTACCGAATCAAAGACTGGCTTAACTTTTTAGATTTTAAAATCGAGTCGACAAAACATATCTGTCATACTCTGCCAATCAACCATGGTAGCTATCTTCGTTTAAGTACAAGATTCTGCCATTATTTGGATCGCATTAATTTCCCATTCTCTTCTGTTGTGTGTTTGACCGCCAAAAAAGAGCAGTCGGGGCTTAATTTACTTAAACCTGACTGGCGATCCTTGGTTTTATCGAGAACCTTATATGGCGCTCGTGTAGCTTCTCGCGGCTCGATAAAAACCAGCAGTAAAAAAACAGAAATACAACACACAAAGCGATAA
- a CDS encoding HDOD domain-containing protein — MSSQKLKNWVKRLKTKNMPVLGSVIAELNKITESDESGAAQLAEVILRDPNLTSHVLRVANSVQFNYSQQQINTISRAIVLIGLKGVRAICISLLVLDRMLKGKSKEHVLKLVAQGFHAAVQAQSLVQSKTATGKHAEDEPVFIAALLFNLGEMAFWLSEELCEEKQALLSSDPKVRKQAQNDLLGGSFKGLTQELAEQWKLGDTLVAALKGDVSSDGVKAVITGERISRAALYGWDSPQFKKVLTEVAEFQGVSIDEALRSVKRSADKASEVALSYGAPDACPMIPSSVDSAYFVERSPSSQIMQPDPKLQLSVLRELNTSASGPADVNMIFQTLLEGLHRGVGLERVAVAFIKAGKANAKYALGQGTETWRERFRFDANPYSDTVFSYALEQGDSCWLDSEFVQEHEELYAQDLRDVLGRLPCLLYTIYIANKPKAIVYADRAFFGGRIDAEQFESFRHFCSQAKLCLNTLSNSH; from the coding sequence ATGTCCTCTCAAAAATTAAAGAATTGGGTTAAGCGCTTAAAAACTAAAAACATGCCGGTGCTTGGCAGTGTAATCGCAGAGCTCAATAAAATTACAGAGAGTGATGAAAGTGGCGCAGCTCAACTTGCTGAAGTGATATTAAGAGATCCCAACCTTACCAGCCATGTGCTACGCGTCGCTAACAGTGTGCAGTTTAATTACAGCCAACAACAGATTAATACCATCTCTCGTGCCATTGTTCTTATTGGTTTAAAAGGTGTAAGAGCCATCTGCATCTCCTTGTTAGTACTTGATCGTATGCTCAAAGGTAAAAGTAAAGAGCACGTACTTAAGCTTGTGGCCCAAGGTTTTCATGCAGCCGTTCAGGCTCAATCTCTTGTACAAAGCAAGACGGCAACAGGTAAACACGCAGAAGATGAACCTGTTTTTATTGCTGCATTATTGTTCAATTTGGGAGAAATGGCATTCTGGCTTAGCGAAGAATTATGCGAAGAAAAACAGGCTTTATTAAGTTCAGACCCTAAAGTTCGCAAGCAAGCCCAAAATGACTTATTGGGTGGGAGTTTTAAAGGCCTCACTCAAGAATTGGCCGAGCAATGGAAGCTCGGTGATACCTTAGTAGCCGCACTCAAGGGCGATGTCAGCAGTGATGGTGTTAAGGCCGTCATCACGGGAGAACGCATTAGCCGCGCTGCTTTATATGGCTGGGATAGCCCGCAATTTAAAAAAGTATTAACCGAAGTAGCCGAATTTCAAGGTGTGAGCATCGATGAGGCGTTAAGATCCGTGAAGCGCTCAGCCGATAAAGCTTCAGAAGTCGCCCTGAGTTACGGCGCGCCTGATGCCTGCCCAATGATTCCAAGCTCAGTAGATAGCGCTTATTTTGTAGAGCGCAGCCCTTCTAGCCAAATCATGCAGCCCGACCCTAAATTGCAACTGAGCGTCTTAAGAGAGTTAAATACCTCCGCCAGCGGACCTGCCGATGTCAATATGATCTTTCAAACACTGCTAGAAGGATTGCATCGAGGCGTAGGCTTAGAGCGAGTAGCCGTTGCCTTTATAAAGGCGGGTAAGGCCAATGCAAAATATGCCTTAGGGCAAGGCACAGAGACGTGGAGAGAACGCTTTCGCTTTGATGCAAACCCTTATAGCGACACAGTATTTAGTTATGCCTTGGAGCAGGGGGACAGTTGCTGGCTGGACAGTGAGTTCGTTCAAGAGCACGAAGAGCTCTACGCTCAAGACCTTAGAGATGTACTCGGCCGCCTTCCTTGCTTGCTGTACACCATTTATATCGCTAATAAACCCAAAGCCATCGTTTATGCCGACAGAGCTTTTTTTGGTGGTCGTATTGATGCGGAGCAGTTTGAATCCTTTAGGCATTTCTGTAGCCAAGCCAAGCTTTGCTTAAACACGCTCTCAAACAGCCACTAA
- a CDS encoding ABC transporter permease, whose translation MSTEISTSSSLYLDALRRLKANKLAMAGTLFLIVLSLVSLFTPWIAPYSYETQDLLLGATPPSAEHWLGTDVLGRDQLTRIMYGSRISLMVGLVATAVALIIGVLWGTIAGYAGGRTDAFMMRIVDVLYALPFAIFIILLMVVFGRSLLLLFLAIGAVEWLTMARIVRAQVQAIKEQEYVSAAQSMGFGRLHIIKRYLIPNALGPIIIYTTLTIPNVILLESFLSFLGLGIQAPQSSWGSLISYGVESMEEYPWLLIFPGLVLSLTLFSLNFLGDGLRDALDPRASKN comes from the coding sequence ATGAGTACAGAAATAAGCACCTCTAGCTCGCTTTATTTGGACGCTCTGCGCCGCTTAAAGGCAAATAAATTAGCGATGGCTGGAACACTGTTTTTAATTGTTCTGTCGCTTGTCAGTCTATTTACCCCATGGATTGCTCCTTATTCTTATGAAACTCAAGACTTGTTGCTAGGTGCAACACCGCCTTCTGCTGAGCATTGGCTCGGTACAGATGTGCTCGGTCGAGATCAATTAACGCGAATTATGTACGGTAGCCGAATATCGCTAATGGTTGGTTTGGTCGCGACTGCGGTTGCATTAATTATTGGTGTATTGTGGGGCACTATCGCCGGTTACGCCGGTGGGCGCACTGATGCCTTTATGATGCGTATTGTCGATGTACTTTATGCTTTGCCTTTTGCTATTTTTATTATTTTATTAATGGTTGTTTTTGGTCGTAGCCTATTATTACTTTTTTTGGCTATTGGCGCGGTTGAATGGTTGACAATGGCCAGAATTGTTCGAGCCCAAGTACAGGCAATTAAAGAGCAAGAATACGTAAGCGCAGCTCAAAGTATGGGCTTTGGCCGTTTACATATTATTAAGCGCTACCTGATCCCCAACGCCTTAGGGCCGATTATTATTTACACTACTTTAACAATCCCTAATGTGATTTTACTTGAGTCATTTTTGAGCTTCTTAGGCTTGGGTATTCAGGCGCCGCAAAGCTCGTGGGGTTCTTTAATTAGCTACGGGGTGGAAAGTATGGAGGAATATCCGTGGCTGTTGATCTTTCCTGGGCTTGTTCTTTCTCTAACACTTTTCTCCTTGAACTTTTTAGGTGATGGTTTACGTGATGCTCTTGATCCACGCGCCTCAAAAAACTAA
- a CDS encoding ABC transporter permease — MWRYTLKRILAAVPVLFTVVLITFVLVRVAPGGPFDEERRVSAQVLENLNKRYDLNLPIYQQFINYLAKAVQGDLGPSYKYPNRTVSEIIASSAPVTIELGFYALCFAVLFGSVVGVFSSLTPNTWRDYVPMSVAMIGICIPSFVLGPLLVLVFGIHLEWLPVSGWGSSSGDKLLPALTLGAAYAAYVARLSRGGMLEVLNQDYIRTARAKGLSEWQVISRHALRGGLRPVVAFLGPAAAGLLSGSFVVETIFQIPGIGRFFLQAAFNRDYTMILGTTIFFSFLIILFNLLTDLLQTWMDPKLRQASSRK; from the coding sequence ATGTGGCGCTACACCCTTAAGAGAATTTTGGCAGCAGTGCCGGTTTTATTTACTGTTGTACTTATTACGTTTGTGCTTGTGCGTGTTGCACCTGGTGGCCCCTTTGATGAGGAGCGTCGGGTGTCAGCTCAGGTATTGGAGAATTTAAATAAGCGCTATGATTTAAATTTGCCTATTTATCAGCAATTTATTAATTACCTTGCTAAAGCTGTACAAGGTGATTTAGGCCCCTCTTACAAATACCCTAATCGTACGGTAAGTGAAATTATCGCAAGTAGTGCGCCTGTTACGATCGAGTTAGGCTTTTATGCCTTATGTTTTGCTGTTTTATTTGGCTCTGTAGTAGGTGTTTTCTCCTCTCTAACACCCAACACTTGGCGGGATTACGTACCGATGAGTGTGGCCATGATAGGCATATGCATCCCCAGTTTTGTTTTGGGACCCCTGCTTGTCCTTGTTTTTGGTATTCACCTTGAGTGGTTGCCGGTTTCTGGTTGGGGCTCAAGCTCAGGCGATAAGTTGCTACCAGCACTGACACTGGGTGCGGCTTATGCCGCTTATGTTGCTCGTCTCTCTCGGGGAGGCATGCTAGAGGTACTTAATCAAGATTATATTCGTACGGCAAGAGCTAAAGGTTTAAGTGAGTGGCAGGTAATTAGCCGCCATGCTTTACGGGGAGGCTTGCGACCTGTAGTTGCTTTTTTAGGCCCTGCTGCTGCGGGCTTGTTATCAGGCTCTTTTGTTGTTGAGACGATTTTTCAGATACCCGGTATAGGGCGCTTTTTCTTACAAGCTGCCTTTAATCGTGACTACACCATGATTCTTGGTACAACAATATTTTTCTCGTTTTTGATTATTTTGTTTAATTTACTAACCGATTTATTACAAACATGGATGGACCCTAAATTACGTCAAGCGAGTTCACGCAAATGA
- a CDS encoding peptide ABC transporter substrate-binding protein gives MKIVIVLALSLLFSACSKDSLTPAEQGVLDQILLIANSDEPRELDPLLSTGSPEHNIHLALYEGLVTKHPKTLAIEPGVAESWSLSEDGRTYRFKIRDEARWSNGETITASDYVWSWKRSLMPALGSEWGYLKYYLEGAEAYHKGETDDFSSVGVKALDDKTLEITLVAPCHFFLQLLDHYSYFAVHPETILAHGAIDQPVSKWTLPENWVGNGPFALSKWVLNDVIETKKNEHYWDAANVKLNGVNFYPISDQQAEVRAFRSGKVHLTYSASLAIEKIPYFKKQPGNVLRVDPIYASYYYEFNTQKEPFNDVRVRKAFSLAIDRALLTERVSKAGETPSWSLVPPDPNGYEPKQYFNYDVVKAKQLLAEAGYPEGDGFPTVELLYNTNDNHRKIALAIQQMLNQNLGLQIELVNQEWKVFLNSRRDLEHDIARAGWIADYLDPSNFLEILVSDSGQNNTGWENNEYDHIIKQLKFTQDVNERRALFEQANKILATEFPVMPIYIYTDVNIVAPEVKGWYGNVMHYHPYNRVYLEAQK, from the coding sequence ATGAAGATCGTTATTGTTCTTGCACTCAGTCTTTTATTTTCTGCGTGTTCGAAGGACAGCTTAACTCCAGCAGAGCAAGGGGTTCTTGATCAAATATTGTTAATTGCAAACAGTGACGAACCTAGGGAATTAGACCCCCTACTTAGTACGGGTAGCCCAGAGCACAATATCCATTTAGCTTTATATGAGGGCTTGGTTACTAAACACCCAAAAACCTTGGCGATTGAGCCAGGTGTAGCCGAGTCATGGAGCTTAAGTGAGGATGGCCGTACTTACCGTTTTAAAATACGTGACGAAGCCCGCTGGTCAAATGGAGAAACAATCACTGCAAGTGACTATGTTTGGTCTTGGAAGCGTTCGCTTATGCCCGCCCTTGGTAGTGAGTGGGGGTATTTGAAATACTATCTAGAAGGTGCCGAGGCCTACCACAAAGGTGAAACGGATGATTTTTCGAGTGTTGGTGTTAAAGCTCTTGATGATAAAACCCTCGAAATTACTTTAGTAGCTCCCTGCCATTTCTTTCTTCAATTGCTAGATCATTACAGTTACTTTGCTGTACACCCAGAAACCATTCTTGCTCACGGTGCGATCGACCAACCTGTTAGTAAGTGGACTTTACCGGAAAACTGGGTAGGCAATGGCCCCTTTGCATTAAGTAAATGGGTGCTTAATGATGTCATCGAAACAAAGAAAAATGAGCATTATTGGGATGCGGCTAATGTAAAACTAAATGGTGTTAATTTTTATCCGATTAGCGACCAGCAAGCAGAGGTTCGAGCTTTTCGAAGTGGCAAGGTCCACCTTACTTATTCGGCCTCTCTGGCGATTGAGAAAATCCCCTACTTTAAAAAACAACCTGGCAATGTGCTTCGCGTAGATCCGATTTATGCTTCTTATTATTATGAGTTTAATACTCAAAAAGAGCCCTTTAATGATGTGCGAGTACGCAAGGCATTTAGTTTGGCAATTGATAGGGCTCTGTTGACGGAACGTGTCAGTAAGGCCGGTGAAACGCCATCTTGGTCTTTGGTTCCGCCAGATCCAAATGGTTATGAGCCTAAGCAGTATTTTAACTATGATGTTGTTAAAGCTAAGCAGCTGCTTGCTGAAGCAGGATACCCAGAAGGCGACGGTTTCCCTACTGTTGAACTTTTATACAACACGAATGACAATCACCGAAAAATTGCCTTAGCTATACAGCAGATGCTGAATCAGAACCTTGGTCTTCAGATTGAGTTGGTGAATCAGGAGTGGAAGGTCTTTTTAAATAGTCGCCGCGATCTAGAACATGACATAGCTCGTGCTGGTTGGATTGCTGACTACCTTGACCCTAGCAACTTTTTAGAGATTCTTGTATCCGACTCGGGTCAAAATAACACCGGTTGGGAAAATAACGAATACGATCACATTATTAAACAGCTTAAATTCACTCAAGATGTAAACGAGCGTCGAGCTTTGTTTGAGCAGGCAAATAAAATACTTGCGACTGAGTTCCCTGTTATGCCTATTTATATTTATACCGATGTAAATATTGTCGCACCCGAGGTTAAAGGTTGGTACGGCAATGTTATGCATTACCACCCCTACAATCGTGTTTATTTAGAAGCTCAAAAATAA